In the genome of Pusillimonas sp. T7-7, the window AACACAGGGACGGCTCCCGTCATGGTAATGGCGTGCAAAATCGACTTATGGCAGTTGCGATCGACCACGACCACGTCATCGGACGCCACATTGGCATGCCAGACGATTTTGTTCGATGTAGACGTACCGTTAGTCACGAAGAAACAGTGATCGGCGTGAAAGATGCGGGCCGCATTCAGCTCTGACTCGGCAACCGGGCCGGTGTGGTCCAGCAACTGGCCCAGCTCGTCAACCGCATTGCACACGTCGGCGCGCAGCATGTTCTCACCAAAGAACTGGTGAAACATCTGCCCCACCGGGCTTTTCAGAAACGCCACGCCGCCTGAGTGCCCGGGGCAATGCCAGGAATACGAACCATCAGAGGCATACTTGACCAATTCCCGAAAAAAAGGTGGGGCCAGGCCATCAAGATAGGCGCGCGCTTCGCGAATAATATGCCGGGCCACGAACTCGGGCGTGTCTTCAAACATATGAATGAAGCCATGCAACTCGCGCAGGATATCGTTGGGGATATGCTGCGATGTACGGGTTTCGCCATACAGATAGATGGGAATTTCTTCGTTCCGGAAACGCAGTTCACCAATAAAACTGCGCAAGTTCTTAATCGCATTGGCCACGTCTTCCGGCGAATCGACGTCGAACTCCTCGTCGTCAATCGACAAGATGAACGCGCTGGCGCGGCTTTGCTGCTGAGCAAAGGAACTTAAGTCACCGTAGCTGGTAACACCCAGAACTTCAACGCCTTCGTTCTCGATGGCAGCCGCAAGTGCGCGTATACCGAACCCCGAAGCGTTTTCAGAGCGGTAGTCTTCATCGATAATGACGATGGGAAAACGAAATTTCATTAATGGCTCCCGGGCCTGGTACGAACTATGTGCGGGGCAGCGTTACGCCTTGCTGCCCTTGATACTTGCCGCCGCGATCGCGGTACGATGTTTCGCAAACTTCATCGCTTTCAAAAAACAGCATCTGCGCACACCCCTCTCCTGCATAGATTTTGGCGGGCAAAGGGGTGGTGTTGGAAAATTCCAATGTTACGTGGCCTTCCCATTCGGGCTCCAACGGCGTCACATTGACGATGATTCCGCAACGGGCATAGGTGCTTTTACCCAGGCAAACCGTCAGTACGCTTCGGGGTATGCGGAAATATTCCACTGTACGCGCCAAGGCAAAGGAATTGGGCGGAATAATGCAGACATCGCCCTTGAAATCAACAAATGATTTTTCGTCGAAGGCCTTGGGGTCGACAATAGTGGAATTGATGTTCGTGAATATCTTGAACTCGTCGGCGCATCGTACATCATAACCATAGCTGCTGGTGCCGTAGCTGACAATGCGCTGCCCATTTTCCGCACGTACCTGACCAGGCTCGAACGGCTCTATCATTCCATTGCCTGCTGCCTGGCGTATCCAGCGATCATTTTTTATGCTCATAGCCCTAACCTTATAACGATGGCGCGTATTTTATCGCTTACACACTAAAGGCGTGTGAAGCGTGCTCAAGTGACTCAATCCCTGGAGAACCAGCGGTAAATCAGGGCCAGCCCGTTCACCGTACCGCCGCTGATTTCGGCGGTCAGGCCCCTGGCCAGTCTGTAGCTGGCCCGCCCCACTGTACCGGTATCGGACAAAGCCTGCCGAATGCTCAGGGTAAAGCCGGCTCCGACAGCCTTGCTGACCTGTATGAACTTGCGCTCGATATCGCTGGTGCCGCTGTCCAGGCCGCTGACCACGCTTTCCGCAGGCAAAATACTCCCTACGGCGCCCAGCTCACCGGAACGCATGCTGAGCTCGTCAATACCGAACTTGCGATAGAAGGGTTCGCCATCGCCCAAAAAGGACGTGCCCACCGAAAACAGCAGCGCCACATCGCCCCCGGAATCGTCGGGCCCGTGCCCCAGCAGCAACCAGGAAAGTTTTTCGAGCTCGCTCACGGCCGGATACGACACCAGGTCGATGCGCGGCCGCTTGGCGGTACCCGCCACACGCACCCCCGCCTCGACCGCCACGCCGGTGCGCAAAGCTTCGATATTCAGGGTGGGGCTGGTGATGTCGCCCTGAAAGGTAATGGTTCCACGGCGCAACTGCAGACGCTGCCCATAGGCCTCAATGGCTCCACCACGGGTACGCAAGGCGCCCACGGCGGTAAGCTTGCCGCCTATCATGGAGATACGCAAATCGCCGACCAGGCCCGAGTTGACGCCATAGCCCGTCAGGTAAAAGCGCGGCCCCAGACCCACTTGCAAGTCCATGGTCAGATCCAATGGCACGCTGGGCTCGGGCTGCTCTTGACCCGCACGCAGCACCACCACATCGCCGTCTACAGTTGGAATTCCTCCCAACATGTCCAGGTCGAACCATCCCGCGTCGGCGGTAATGGAACCGTTAATGGCAATGGACGGCAGCTGCGCGGTCAAACGCAGATTGCCGCTGATCATGGCATAGCGGTCGGAGCGTTGCAGAATGGGATATCGATACAGCTCCACATCGACA includes:
- the dcd gene encoding dCTP deaminase, which translates into the protein MSIKNDRWIRQAAGNGMIEPFEPGQVRAENGQRIVSYGTSSYGYDVRCADEFKIFTNINSTIVDPKAFDEKSFVDFKGDVCIIPPNSFALARTVEYFRIPRSVLTVCLGKSTYARCGIIVNVTPLEPEWEGHVTLEFSNTTPLPAKIYAGEGCAQMLFFESDEVCETSYRDRGGKYQGQQGVTLPRT